Proteins encoded in a region of the Saccharothrix ecbatanensis genome:
- a CDS encoding DNA-binding protein has translation MSPALESVLAKAGLQVTPDEFLSLVADAAKKLAPPHPDPASYFPPDQRDALVEVGLDLSPHRVSDDQGRARTVVAHAVLRDSALTVAEAARQLGVDTSRIRHRLGVGRLVGWKDRGSWRLPAWQFAGGGVLPGLEAVLAAVPADQPALVVAGFMTTEQEDLLVDGKPTTPREWLLAGGEPRRVTAPAAQLGTPA, from the coding sequence ATGAGTCCCGCGCTGGAGTCGGTGTTGGCCAAGGCAGGCCTCCAGGTCACCCCGGACGAGTTCCTGTCGCTGGTGGCCGATGCGGCGAAGAAGCTGGCGCCGCCGCACCCCGATCCGGCGAGCTACTTCCCACCGGACCAACGCGACGCGCTGGTCGAGGTGGGCCTGGACCTGAGCCCGCACCGCGTCAGCGACGACCAGGGGCGCGCGCGGACCGTGGTGGCGCACGCCGTGCTGCGGGACTCGGCGCTGACCGTGGCCGAGGCCGCCCGCCAGCTGGGCGTGGACACCAGCCGCATCCGGCACCGGCTGGGCGTCGGCCGCCTGGTCGGCTGGAAGGACCGGGGCAGCTGGCGGCTGCCCGCCTGGCAGTTCGCCGGCGGTGGCGTGCTGCCGGGGCTGGAGGCCGTGCTGGCCGCCGTGCCCGCGGACCAGCCCGCGCTGGTGGTGGCCGGGTTCATGACGACCGAGCAGGAGGACCTGTTGGTGGACGGCAAGCCGACGACGCCGCGCGAGTGGCTGCTGGCGGGTGGCGAGCCGCGCCGGGTGACGGCGCCGGCCGCGCAGCTCGGCACGCCTGCCTGA
- a CDS encoding RES family NAD+ phosphorylase has product MSRLPLPPAPAVLQANLRRTEDVVAVHRATRLVRIFAAKGLHPQRWNSFRYTGPLPHARFDTQPPGPDGSPTHAHDQGVLYFGLSVRTSVAEVYQATSVVDRRTRSPFLVVLRPRRTLRLLDLAGLWPTRVGASQEISSGPKAVTQQWARAIRAAYPELDGLWYRSSMDSGDPAVCLWDPPGGSGLPVSPDVLLPLEHPGLDLPLARVCEELNYTLLG; this is encoded by the coding sequence ATGTCACGGCTTCCCTTGCCGCCCGCTCCCGCTGTGCTCCAGGCGAACCTGCGCCGCACCGAGGACGTCGTGGCGGTCCACCGGGCCACCCGCTTGGTGCGCATCTTCGCCGCGAAGGGCCTGCACCCGCAGCGGTGGAACAGCTTCCGGTACACCGGGCCCCTGCCGCACGCGCGGTTCGACACCCAGCCACCCGGCCCCGACGGGTCGCCCACGCACGCCCACGACCAGGGGGTGCTGTACTTCGGGCTGTCCGTGCGGACGTCGGTGGCGGAGGTGTACCAGGCGACGTCCGTGGTGGACCGGCGGACGCGCAGCCCGTTCCTGGTGGTGCTGCGCCCCCGGCGGACCCTGCGGCTGCTCGACCTGGCCGGGCTGTGGCCGACCAGAGTGGGCGCCTCGCAGGAGATCAGCTCCGGGCCGAAGGCCGTGACGCAGCAGTGGGCGCGGGCCATCCGGGCGGCCTACCCCGAGTTGGACGGGCTCTGGTACCGGTCGTCGATGGACTCCGGCGATCCCGCCGTGTGCCTGTGGGACCCGCCGGGCGGCTCCGGGCTGCCCGTCTCACCGGACGTGCTGCTGCCGTTGGAGCACCCGGGCCTGGACCTGCCGCTGGCGCGGGTGTGCGAGGAGCTGAACTACACGCTGCTCGGGTGA
- a CDS encoding GNAT family N-acetyltransferase produces the protein MRHALPMQWTVRAGQPDDAPEIARINVDAWQHSYRGIVDDPVLDRMLPESRLPAWARVLRLPDPSRVFVAVEHGTGKIGAYCAVDAVRESKDAHPDLHTGELVAIYADPRYHGRGAGHEVHEAAVRHLMEQGFRYAVLWVFQDNTKSRAFYESHGWRHDGLVHRYELGDQHLPEVRYGRFLPAPRKRGRQATKV, from the coding sequence GTGCGGCACGCTCTCCCGATGCAGTGGACCGTGCGGGCCGGACAGCCCGACGACGCGCCCGAGATCGCCAGGATCAACGTCGACGCCTGGCAGCACTCGTACCGGGGGATAGTGGACGACCCGGTGCTGGACCGGATGCTGCCCGAGAGCAGGCTCCCGGCGTGGGCGCGGGTGCTGCGGCTGCCGGACCCCAGCCGGGTGTTCGTCGCGGTCGAGCACGGCACCGGCAAGATCGGGGCGTACTGCGCGGTCGACGCGGTCCGCGAGTCCAAGGACGCCCACCCCGACCTGCACACGGGTGAGCTGGTGGCGATCTACGCCGACCCCCGCTACCACGGTCGGGGCGCGGGCCACGAGGTGCACGAGGCCGCGGTGCGCCACCTGATGGAGCAGGGTTTCCGGTACGCGGTCCTGTGGGTGTTCCAGGACAACACCAAGAGCCGGGCGTTCTACGAGTCGCACGGCTGGCGGCACGACGGGCTGGTGCACCGCTACGAACTGGGCGACCAGCACCTGCCCGAGGTCAGGTACGGCCGGTTCCTGCCCGCGCCACGCAAACGCGGCAGGCAGGCGACGAAGGTCTGA